The Ipomoea triloba cultivar NCNSP0323 chromosome 4, ASM357664v1 DNA segment TTAATTTGATGTTTGTATGTATGTAGCTGGTGCCATCGATCAGGAGTTGTTACTTCGCGAAAGGGAAGGAACAAGAAGAAGGTGTTGTTCAGGCGTTGGACAACCTTAAACTCATCGAAGAACAGCTGAACGGCAAGAAATTTTTCGGCGGAGACAACAATATCGTATTCCTCGACATCGTACTGGGGTGGCTGGCTAACCTGCCTAGCGTGTTCGAAGAGATAACCGGCCTGAAATTGATCGACGCCGAGAAATTCCCTGTTCTGTCGGAGTGGATGCACAACTTCTACAATCATCCTGCAATTCTGGATCACTGGCCGCCTCGCGACAAGATGATCACAAAGTACCAGAAAATCCTTAAACCAATCGAAACATAAATGAATCATTCTTCAATCTTCGTGAAGTTGCAGATATCCATATCACAGTAAACCTGTGAGATTACATACTATTGATGTAAGAACATGATCTATCTTCTTATTTATGCTTTCTTATGTTTTAAGGCAGGGTATTTGGTCGGAGGGAaagaattaggtgggaaaagaataatgtgggaataaagtgagattttaaatttttggtattaattgagaagaataaaattactggaaatttcaattataatgtttgatatacattaaaattgaaaggaaataagtaatataaagtgtttttttttgagtactactcactctgttacaatgtagtataagtgttattttattgttattgcTATTGCTAGTTCAACGATGCATATATTAATGGTAggttacctttaaaaaaaatcaataaattatcaaagaaaaacacataaatacataatgttatattgttatttaAGGATCAAAATTGGGCCGGGGTCACCTCTATCCTTGTTATTTACAGGCCTTAAATTAAACCTCGATGTTTATAACTGATGGGGCCTTGGTAtgcatgggcctatttgaccatagGCATACAAATTGACCGGATTGCATGAACTGATGAAAGTAATTGATCTGCGTCTGAGGTTGGTGTGGGCCTATTTCACCAACTTTATGGTGAACATATCCCTTTAAAAATCATCAATAACATATTAACATACAATAACGCAACCCAATGGaatagctcaagtggcaaatgagctctctttgtggggaagaattttgaGAGAACCGGAGTTTAATGGGTCTCCCGGAATGAACGTGGGTGTACTCGAACtgaattaccaaaaaaaaaccaataaccTAAGAGCAAACTCATCTATTGGATTTTTTAAAAGGTTTTTGTCGCTCCAATTGGAAGGgaggagagaaaaagaaaaataaaaattgtcaaaaaaataGTGACTTACATGCCCACTGCGCGAAACGGGCACCACCattacttcaaaaaaaaaaatgatttttttttaaaaaattatgccaacatgaaagagagagaggggcAAGCAAGAGATGATGAAAAATGTTCCTGCAAATATGGagtctttcaaaaaaaaaaagtgaaaccCGCCACAGATAAATGCCATTGCCTGTCTCTCGCGTGAGAGTCATAGGTACGCCCTACCGGTGCGTGCAGATACCCGTTGAGCGAGTTTCTAGCccttttttacaaataaaatcatGGAGATGCTCTAAcccaacaaatataaataacaatatatatctaGTATTATCATATATCATGTATATACAcgcacacaaacacacacatatatatatatatatgtcattctAACATTTCAACATATTTGCACCAGTAGTAAATGAGAACATACAGgatcaaatcatatatatagtcGGATTTTAGGGTTTCTGTAGTTTCAATTGGCACAGAAATGCATTACTTGTATTTCCATTTCACACAATCTGTAGGCACGAAGGATACAACCATCTTCTCCACGTCATATTCCACCAAGAAATTCGTATGCGCCACGTTCCCAAACACCGGAATCCCCTTTGTCGGAGCAAACCCTAAACACCCAACTCCATCTCCGATGTCAACAAAGCTATTAACCGCCTTCAACTTGAGCTCTCCGCCGCCGTCAAACCGCGCCGTGATTACCGGCACATCCTCGGCCCCCAAATCCCGGTAGCACAGCCGCAGGAATCTCCTCCGATTCGGCTCCATAGGCTTCAGTGATATGGAATTCTTCACCGTCTCTTCCAGCTTGAAATATATATCCGCCGGGAGAAAGCTGAAGGTGGTGCCGGAATCGATGAACATGTTGCCTTTTGGAACGGATTTTGATGACTCATCGACTAGGTTTAGTGTTTTGTTTTCGACGGAGATTGATAGGAGAGTTAGGTAGTAGAAGATTGTAGGAGGTTTAATGACCAGCGGCGTGGAAACCACTCCGGGACCGCCGTGGACCGCCGCGGAGCGGTGGCCGATATGCAGTGTGCTTGAGGCGTTCAGATTTGATAGGGGAACTAAGCAGTAGGAGAATCTGGCGCCGCCGATTTGATTAATGAGCGAATATGGCGACGATCCGAGACCGACAATCCCGGAAACTTCGGTATCGTTGTTCTCAAAGTGGTTTTTAAATCCACAACCGAAAATGACGTCAGGAAACGACGCGTTTTCCCCGCCGGAAACTACGTCTAACGTAAACGTGTCCGTCGCGAGTTCGCCGTAACTGAACGAGCCGTCGTTATACGTTGCAGAATACAGACAGGTCGTGTTTTTACCGCGGTCGTCTCCGCCGCAGACGGTGGCGGAGACGGCGGCGCAACGGCTACCGGGAAGAGCTGAGCAGGCCTTGGAATCACAGGGGATTGGTTTATACGTTAAGGAACGGTTGGGATTAAAATCGGGAGGTTTTTTATGGGAGCAATCATGGCAGCATTGGAGCCATATAAGATCGCTGCCGGTGTCAGCGACGGCGAGTTTAGGAGCCGGCGTTGGGCCGCCGACGGAGAGTCTGATGAGATATGTGCCCTTAGGATCAGGGAGCACCTGGACCGAAGCGGAGGCGGCGCCGGCGGCGCGGTTCATAGAATTGTGAAACGCAATGCTCATGCGCTGGCGCTGAGAAAGAAGAGGGTTGTAGAGTGGAGAAGCCGGTGAGTCCCGGTGGATGAGTTCAACCGTAAAACCGCCATAGCCATTCTTTTTAGCTTCTTCTGCTTCTGCTGCTGCACATATGGTGGCCAAAATGGTGAGAATTGAAACGAGTTTCTTCAGATTAATCATCTTAAATCCTTAATTTATCCAGATAAATAGATCACATTATATTTTACCTTGAAACATGTTATTACGTACATCAACCCTTCGGTATATATTGTGTGAAAATGAAAACGGGGTTTTTGCGTTACAGTTGACTAATGATAGATGTGTTCTTTAATGCATCAAATATGCATGGATTCGGGAATTGAAGATGATAAATGCcagaaaaaaagaaatgaaaaatcgTTGTGCGTGCCGCGGATTGAAGAGATTATTCATGAAATCTGCAGTAATCTCTTGATTACATATATAGGATaatgtttgaattttttattttttttgggataaaaatattattattactgcaGTAATCTCTTGATTACATTATATTATGGCTCAAGAGGGTTAGATGCGCAGTGTGTGTATATGGAAAAGGCTACAATGTCACTTGACATTATGCCTCATTATCATTCACTTTAAAGTAATAtcatgtataataatattatacatgtCGATCACAAtgaccaatatatatatatcttaaaatTTTTCCATATATACACACTCGCAAGGGTCCACttctttttactctttttttattattaaaattaattttgaaagaagtattattaaatatgaatttaattaagGGCATATTACCTTGGGCTTAGCTTTATTGTGTTTTACTTCTAATGAATGGACCGATCTAGTGATTGCGACCCAATTATCGCAATAGGTCCGTCAGGTAGTACAGTTATTCCCGCCAAAAGACGGTTATTCCCGTTGCAACGCCAATATATTCTTCGACTTCTGTAAAAGTCCACCATATTTGATATTTCAATCCGCTATTCTTGATTTTCCGATACACTGCAAAAAGCTATGGACTTTCGCCGCTACGGTTCCTTCAACATCCTTACAATCTCCCTTCCCCTCTTTTGCCTCCTAATCACATGGGCGGCGTCCACCGCAACCACCACCACCCCCGGACCGCCGCCCTCCGTCCATGCGGCGGCCGAGATCCTCCGCACGCGCGGCTACTCTCTCATTGCCtccaccctcctctccaccgTTACATCCACTCACAACTTCTCCGGCACCATCTTGGCGCCGCCGGATTTTGCGTTCACGGCGTTCTCGTTTACCGTTGGGAAATTCTCCCCCAACCACCGCATGCCGCTGCGGCCGTCGGCGGCTGTCTTGCTCTACCACACGCTCCGGGAGCCCCTCATGTGGCACAATCTTTCGTCACTGGGGGATGGTAAAGAGCTGCCGACGTTCTACAGAGGGGATTGCCTCTTCGTGAGGAATTCCAATGGGGGAGTTTCCGTTTCGGTTTCTGCGTTCAAGAAACCGATCTCGGCGGTTAGGATTAAACAGCCGGATATGTACGCCGACGATCATCTCGTCGTCCATGGAGTTGACGGTATACTGGACCCCACGTCAGCCGCGAAATGCTCCGGTTCGAGAGATCATACGCCGGCGGGGGTTCACCCGCCGTTGGTCGACCGGAAGTTTCTTGATCACGCGGTTAGGGCTATCAGGCGGAGGGGATTCACTGTGGCGGCTGCGGGTTTGTCTATCAAGCGGTCGGAGATGTTAAGATTGGGCGCCGTTTCGCTGTTCGCGCCGTCTGATCGGGCGCTGTTCTCCAGACACGGCGGGTTCAGTTTCGATTTCCGAAGCCACGTGTTGCCCACGCGGCACCGTTTAGAGGATCTCGCGAGATATCCGCCGAAAATCACGATTTTCCCCACTCTGGCGGCGAACCGGACAATCATGGTGGATTCCGTTAACGGCGCCGTCACTGTTAACGGCGTTCGCGTCAACAGCACGGAGGTCTATCTAAACCGCTGGATCGTAGTGTTTTCCGTTTCAACATCCTTAGATTATGATGCCGGAAACCTCCTTGGTTccggcgccgccgccgcgcGAATTCCCCCGCTTCCTCACCACGCTGTTCAATATCCGCCTCCAACTCATTTTGAAACGCCGCCGCCGCTACCGCTATCGCCGCCATCAACAGCCGCCGCGCAAATTCCCCCGCCTCCTCACCACGCTGTTCAATATCCGCCTCCAACTCATTTTGAAACGACGCCGCCGGTGCCGGTGCCGCTACCGCTATCGGCGCCACCAACAGCCGACGAGCAGGAATCTCAGTGTAGAATCTCGGATTTCCCGGTCGATATTGAAGGCGGAGATCTCCTCTGTCCTGTTCCCGGTAGGTTATTAATGGAAGACGGCGAAGCTTTGACGGCTGAATCGGCCTACGAAGACGCGGCACAATCTCTCCCGTCCGATGAAGATCAGCTACCAGAAGATGTAACCCTATCTTCTGTTGACAGTGGAGAAGGAGATGAGGATCAGGTGCCGGCTCCCACACTGAGAGATCAGGTGAACATCGCTGATGATTTGTTCTTCTATTCCTAGCCATGCCACGTGGCACATGCCCTCAGGCCACAACTCTCTGATTACTGCAATTCTTTTGAGAGCCAAATGTGGAAATTACAAATCTGTACATATTGTGGAAGAAGcaattgaaatttgaaacatatctcattttcattcatCTTTCAATTCTTGCTGAGAAATGGAAAACCAGAATCTGCAGAAAACTCATATaaccagaatacacagaactaaTGCACAATCAGATTCAACCTCTCAGAGAATGATTCCATAAATCATCAAATTGGTTAATATATTTGACAAAAATAGGGACAAAAGGTTGCTGTAAGAGAGCAAATTACTGTGGTGTGTGCTCTTCTCCTCTACTTACGCTCACGAGGTGGCATCCTCCCCTTGCTCGCGAGCAATGGAGGCTGAAAGAATGGCTAGATCGCGGTTTAGTAATGTTAAGGCAGTTTCGCATTCTGAGATTATTCTTGTGACAGAAGATGGCTCCCCTGCAACTGTTTCTGATGACCCAACAGCAACGGCTGCATGAGAGTCTCGGAGATTCTTCAAGTTCCCTAGGAACTGTCAAAGTTGGAAGATGACACGCAAATGCCTTGTTAGTCTTTGTCTTCCAAGTAGACACAGTAACAAAAAGAATTAAGAAGGATCAGTCATGTGTCGAcaacaaataaaagtaataaatgtGCCATTTTTCTGGTTATCGGGGCTTCAGAAGTCTGCTTAGTAGCTAAAACTGATGATGATAGAAATCCAATGGTAAACCATCGTCTTGCTAACGTATAACACCTAATGTTGTCTTTGTTTCTCTCTTCAATGGGTGCATTGATCAATAGAGTATACATACAGTGGAGGTTTGAATTTGAtttagaataaataaaataaaaagaaaattcataGACTAGAATGTTAGAATTGGCAATAAGAGATATAAAATATACTAAAGGATTCAATGAGAGTTCACTTTGAAAATGGTGCAAAGCCTTGAAGATATTCTGTGGCATTTTGGGTATAACAATCGTCAACAATTAAGAGAGGAAAGAAGTTCACATAAAGTACCTTCCAAAGCATCTTATATGCTTCCAACAATCTATTGGCAGCTGGCCCAAATCCATGCAATTGCGGTACCTCCATCATGTGTGTCCAGGGACGAATTTCCTATAAATGTTAAAATAACAATAAGAATAATTATCCCAAACGACAGAAAACTACCCCTTTTCCCAAGCAGTTTAGAATTAAGTGTGAGCAATTTTAAGTATGAAAACAATGAAATTGTCGGAGAGTTCAAATCATAAAGCACCAACTCCAGAACAAGTAGAACATGAATTAGCAATACTCAATGGGATTACTTTAAAAAGTGTCACCAGATATATGCCTTTACTTAATTtaaaagagagagggagaataAGCAATAAGCACAAGTTTCttaaaagagtgaatgaaagcCAACCTTAGTGTAAATTGTATTAAAGGATCTTGCAGTTTCTAGAAAGGTTTCCAAATGGGCACGCAACTTTGCTTCAACCTCCACATAGTCCTCGTCTGGGTTATATGGATGCTGTACaccaaaaatttatcaaaaataaaCTCAGTGACCTAAGAAAACATGACATGGAGAAAGTGATATGAATGCCAACAGAAGCAAGACTGTGATTGAAAGGAGTATCAGGCTCCAAAAAGGTATAACCTTTGATGCTAAATCATCAACCATCTCTTGAAGACTAAGAAGTCTGTTAGATTGATCTGAGAGTTGCTTCTCCAAATCAGCAATGTCTGGCCTGCAAGTGAACTTGGATTGAAGTAATATACAGTTGTTACAACTGGTGAACGTGGTGAAGGTAAAGAAAATGCATGCTGttgtttttgttggttttttccCGCAACCAGAAAACCCATGATATATTACTTTTTCACTAATAGAGGGATATTTCATAAATCAATTGACGCTAGAAACAGAAAAGGGCCTCTTTAAGTCTCTACCCTCTTATATCTTTTCAGTTCCCTAACAGTTGGAaagttgtttttcttgtttcctcACTTCTCTTCCATTGTTTCTCACTCTCCCTCTCTCATATATCAATGCAACTAGTTCTTAAGCAACTCATCAATTAACTATACAAAAAAGGGTGTTTCTTACAATGGATATATCGATTGGATCTGAACATCTGCGGGAAACAACTTGCACTCTTCAGAAAAAATTTGTGCTTGTTTCTCAGCTATGGCATCAATTAGTTGTATGTCCTTAGCTACCTGCTCATCAACACTACGGGAGAGAaacaccaaaaataaataaataaattcatctATAAATTCCAAACTTCAAATCTAGATCTGGAATCATGTATcaaaattttaagagttctaaTCAATATCAACTTTAAGTAAAAGTCTAACCTCCATTCATGATTATCAGCATACAAGCTTGCCTCCACAAGATCAACAATCAGACGTAGCATTTCTGTACGATCTTCATAGCTACCTCTGCCCTGCAACCGGAGGATTGGAACGGGAAAGATCTATGTTAATGATCAGCAACTGAAAATGAAACTTACAGGTTACAAGGATCCTACTTACAACAAAGCAAATAAAATAACAGATGCCTAATTTACTTGCTCCACCATGTGTATGGATGAATTTCTTAAGGATATTCTTGGCAATTAGGTGCAACAAGAGCCTTTTAATGGAGAggaagagatttttttttctgaagCCTACAAATATTATATGAATTCCACTTCCATAAACCCTTCAAACCTTCCCAGACTCACCATAAGCCAAATAACTATCATCAAGGAAAAGTTAGCAATGATCACAAGTGGCCTACTAGAAAATGCAGCACAACTAACCCTTGCTCCTAGTCTACTCGGATTGGCTGTGAGAAAATGCAacaatataaaaaattctaTAGCAGCAAGGAAATGCAATTACTCACTTGTATTGCCTCTGTGTCCACCGTGGTAGTTATACCCAGAAATTTTGCAATCTCTGCCAGATCTGCAAGAGCACAAACCTTTTGCACCAATCAAGGTCATATAATACCCTAAACTAAACTTTAAGAAATGATTGTGGTCATAACGAGTTAGAGTGTGTACCCTACAGCAGGTCAATCAGCACACCAAATCCAATccataaaacaaacaaacactctGAGAATCTAAAATGAGTTCATTACAATTCTTCTACTATAATTTCTATGAACAATACAGATTTGAGCTGGTGAACTTGCAGCCAAAATTAGAAATTTCAACTACGGTGAAAATTTTATCTTCTAAACTCCAATTACGAGCAGCAGTAAACTTTACAGCCAAAGACGGCAAGGTTTCATATTGAATGCGAGGGGTCTCATTTTAGCCAAATACTAACTAATTATCTAATCAGGATAAAAGGTTTAAGAAGGATAGAGAAATACATTGAATGCGAGAGGTCTCCTCGTCACGATCTGCGGGATCCCCTTGTAAATTCTGCTGCGAAAATGGAGATTTGTCGCCGAGCAGCCTGCAAATTCATCAAAGGTCGCAGCCTTATCACACTTCCGATACAGAACCGGTTACATATGCGCGTGTTTAGAGAGGAGAGAAGAGTACTTGAAGAAGAGCCATTCGAGAAGGGCGTAGCGCTCCATGCCGGCGAAAAGGAGCGCCTGGGCAGGGGCGTTGGCTCTCGGGTAGTTGAGCATCGCCAGTTTCCTCTGTATCTCTTCCATCTGCTTCGCCGCCATTCCCCGCCGGAGTGGATTGAATTCAACGCCGGAATTCTCCTCGGATCACTGTGAGATAAGCGGACGATGACTCGAATTGAATGTTGGTTTTACTGTTTGGACTGCAAGCGATCTGGCTCTTTTTGCAGTGGAGTATTTGAATTTGGGAGAAGTTTAAAATTaagtattatttataaattaattaattaaaatatccaaaaaaaatgtaaatataatcaTTTTTCAAACTTCCTGTTAACTAATAATGCAATATTATCTGTTAAaaactctttgttttttttaattacatgtaGATTGATCGGTTATATcataagtatatattttttcaagtaaaataaattagtatagGATCTTACAGATCAACTCAATGGTCCTCTACACCCCGACTTGACAGATCATTTTAGAGTATataaatcacggtaactcaaTGACCCAATAAATAGGATCAAATATTAATGCGCACAAAGGATCTACCTACTTTGACTCAGTTAAAGACATACCTCTAATGAGTGAGTGCATTTGGAACAATAGGAGCATTTTAgaactttaaaattttgaaaatttgaatacaCTTGTTTGTGGTTAATAATTCACTCAAAATTAGTGATGTTAAGTGGATAtgtgctcaaaaaaaaaaagtggataTGTGCTGAAGTCAACATGTGTCTAACTTCACTACAGGTCATCTCAGACAATTCACATTAAAATGTGAGTTAGATCATAAGTCCACTTAATCTATTCAAGTTTTTAAATCTGTAATCATTACAAATTGTTTAAGTTTATAAATTATAGGTCAAAATACATATGGGACTGTATAATagtgttttgttcaatttaatcattttattttaaaaagtggtATAATTAACGGtattaatattactattaaCTTAGCTTGCCGGGCACTAATATGTCCGTTGTCACATCCAAAAAAATACCATTATTGTCACATCATGATACTTATATTTcaacttatatattattttataaatatttaaattaattatttttaccatCAATAATTTTTGGTTAAAACAAAAACGGGCAAAATGGAAGTAGTGTTTGAGTTATTTCGTAATCACATGTATCTATGTGAGAGAAGATATGAGTCAAAACAATGATTAACTTTAACGGTCAAAGTAGTGATGAGTTGGTTCTCGATCACATGTGACTATGTCAGAGAGGATACACACAATGACTAACTTTAACGGTTAGACATAATTTGATTTTTCGTGTGTGTAATATtgaatatttcaattaaaaaaaaagagtcataattatttttatagatatatataatatctatatatatatctatatatatataataatagaagtgtctAGCCAAGTTtcccccccaaaacttagggctatttttgtaatatggacaaaaatgtcattttacaagtATTTGCACCTATAAATACATCTATCTAACTATGTTTAGGATCTTAATTCCTCATTTCTAATTTCTCATGAGTCACCTCCTAagcaatatttttcttctccagatcaatcttcatcttctctatTTGCAGATGGCCTTGAACTTCTAAACAATCTTCATCTTTTCAGCACTGATCGCACAAATCCCTCTANCACTGATCGCACAAATCCCTCTAAGAGTATTCATCTTCTCccgtgcaatcttcatcttctccatttgtagatggcattgaacttcaaagcaatctttatcccgtgcaatcttcatcttctccatttgtagatgacattgaacttcaaagcaatcttcatcatctcagcACTGATTGGACAAATCATTCCAAGtaatattcatcttttccaATAAAATCTTCATCATTTACATTTGCAAATGGCTTTAaacttcaaagcaatcttcatcatctcagcactgatcgcacaaatcatagccaagtaatattcatcttttccaatgcaatcttcatcttttacatttgcaaatggctttaaacttcaaagtaatcttcatcttctcaacaCGTACTGATCGCACAAATTCATAACTATTCTTCAACAGCACGAAAAACAACACAATATTGTTATTGATAACAAAACTATTTCAGCGGTTTTGATGAATCACAACATAATTGTCAGACTTAAGATTACTACactaacaattatatttattagaaCATATTACTATACCTATAT contains these protein-coding regions:
- the LOC116017824 gene encoding aspartic proteinase CDR1-like isoform X2 — its product is MSIAFHNSMNRAAGAASASVQVLPDPKGTYLIRLSVGGPTPAPKLAVADTGSDLIWLQCCHDCSHKKPPDFNPNRSLTYKPIPCDSKACSALPGSRCAAVSATVCGGDDRGKNTTCLYSATYNDGSFSYGELATDTFTLDVVSGGENASFPDVIFGCGFKNHFENNDTEVSGIVGLGSSPYSLINQIGGARFSYCLVPLSNLNASSTLHIGHRSAAVHGGPGVVSTPLVIKPPTIFYYLTLLSISVENKTLNLVDESSKSVPKGNMFIDSGTTFSFLPADIYFKLEETVKNSISLKPMEPNRRRFLRLCYRDLGAEDVPVITARFDGGGELKLKAVNSFVDIGDGVGCLGFAPTKGIPVFGNVAHTNFLVEYDVEKMVVSFVPTDCVKWKYK
- the LOC116017824 gene encoding aspartic proteinase CDR1-like isoform X1 — its product is MFQAAEAEEAKKNGYGGFTVELIHRDSPASPLYNPLLSQRQRMSIAFHNSMNRAAGAASASVQVLPDPKGTYLIRLSVGGPTPAPKLAVADTGSDLIWLQCCHDCSHKKPPDFNPNRSLTYKPIPCDSKACSALPGSRCAAVSATVCGGDDRGKNTTCLYSATYNDGSFSYGELATDTFTLDVVSGGENASFPDVIFGCGFKNHFENNDTEVSGIVGLGSSPYSLINQIGGARFSYCLVPLSNLNASSTLHIGHRSAAVHGGPGVVSTPLVIKPPTIFYYLTLLSISVENKTLNLVDESSKSVPKGNMFIDSGTTFSFLPADIYFKLEETVKNSISLKPMEPNRRRFLRLCYRDLGAEDVPVITARFDGGGELKLKAVNSFVDIGDGVGCLGFAPTKGIPVFGNVAHTNFLVEYDVEKMVVSFVPTDCVKWKYK
- the LOC116017825 gene encoding AUGMIN subunit 7, yielding MAAKQMEEIQRKLAMLNYPRANAPAQALLFAGMERYALLEWLFFKLLGDKSPFSQQNLQGDPADRDEETSRIQYLAEIAKFLGITTTVDTEAIQGRGSYEDRTEMLRLIVDLVEASLYADNHEWSVDEQVAKDIQLIDAIAEKQAQIFSEECKLFPADVQIQSIYPLPDIADLEKQLSDQSNRLLSLQEMVDDLASKHPYNPDEDYVEVEAKLRAHLETFLETARSFNTIYTKEIRPWTHMMEVPQLHGFGPAANRLLEAYKMLWKFLGNLKNLRDSHAAVAVGSSETVAGEPSSVTRIISECETALTLLNRDLAILSASIAREQGEDATS